One segment of Pandoraea pnomenusa DNA contains the following:
- a CDS encoding carbon starvation CstA family protein: MNRIWQQLPWAAVAIVGACALGTVALSRGETISALWIVIAAICVYLIAYRFYSKFIATRVAQLDGTRMTPAWRHNDGLDYVPTNRYVLFGHHFAAIAGAGPLVGPVLAAQMGYLPGMLWILAGVVFAGAVQDFMVLFISTRRDGRSLGDLVKSELGMIPGVIALFGAFLIMIIILAVLALIVVKALTGSPWGTFTVGLTIPIALFMGIYTRYIRPGRIGEVSIIGFVMLMAAIYFGQSVHDSAALAPLFTFDGKQLTWMLIGYGFVASVLPVWLLLAPRDYLSTFLKIGTILALAIGILVVAPELKMPALTQFVDGSGPVWSGKLFPFLFITIACGAVSGFHALISSGTTPKLLDNELNARFIGYGGMLMESFVAIMALVAASVIDPGVYFAMNSPAAVIGTTPEAVAHVVSGWGFTITPDVLTATAHAVGENTIISRAGGAPTLAVGMAHILHQVAGGEAMMAFWYHFAILFEALFILTAVDAGTRAGRFMLQDLLGTFVPSLKRTDSLPANLIATALCVAAWGYFLYQGVVDPLGGINTLWPLFGISNQMLAAIALILATCVLFKLKRERFAWVTILPTLWLLACTLTAGWQKMFDPDPKVGFLAHAAKYQAALADGKLLAPAKSAAQMQQIVFNDYVDATLSGVFMFVVVAVALFGLRTILVARQANKPTAKETPFEPMPAGRQI, translated from the coding sequence ATGAATCGCATCTGGCAACAACTGCCCTGGGCAGCGGTGGCCATCGTCGGCGCGTGCGCGCTCGGCACGGTGGCCCTATCGCGCGGTGAAACCATCAGCGCACTCTGGATCGTGATCGCAGCCATCTGCGTGTATCTGATCGCGTATCGCTTCTACAGCAAGTTCATCGCCACCCGTGTGGCGCAACTCGACGGCACGCGCATGACGCCGGCCTGGCGTCACAACGACGGGCTCGACTACGTGCCCACGAACCGCTACGTGCTGTTCGGTCACCACTTTGCCGCCATCGCCGGCGCCGGCCCGCTGGTCGGACCCGTGCTGGCCGCGCAGATGGGGTATCTGCCGGGCATGTTGTGGATTCTCGCGGGCGTGGTATTCGCCGGCGCCGTGCAGGATTTCATGGTGCTGTTCATCTCCACGCGTCGCGACGGCCGGTCGCTGGGCGACCTGGTGAAGTCCGAACTCGGCATGATCCCCGGCGTGATCGCGCTGTTCGGCGCCTTCCTGATCATGATCATCATTCTCGCCGTGCTGGCGCTGATCGTGGTCAAGGCACTCACGGGGTCGCCGTGGGGGACCTTCACTGTCGGGCTGACGATCCCGATCGCGTTGTTCATGGGGATCTACACGCGCTACATCCGCCCTGGCCGCATCGGCGAAGTGTCGATCATCGGCTTCGTGATGCTCATGGCCGCGATCTACTTCGGCCAGAGCGTGCATGACAGCGCAGCGCTCGCGCCGCTGTTCACGTTCGACGGCAAGCAGCTGACCTGGATGCTGATCGGCTACGGCTTCGTGGCCTCGGTGCTTCCGGTGTGGTTGCTGCTCGCGCCGCGCGACTACCTTTCGACGTTCCTCAAGATCGGCACGATCCTGGCGCTGGCGATCGGCATTCTGGTTGTCGCGCCCGAGCTGAAGATGCCCGCGCTCACGCAGTTCGTCGACGGCAGCGGACCGGTCTGGTCGGGCAAGTTGTTCCCGTTCCTCTTCATCACGATCGCTTGCGGCGCCGTGTCCGGCTTCCATGCGCTGATCTCGTCGGGCACCACGCCCAAGCTGCTCGATAACGAACTCAACGCGCGCTTCATCGGCTACGGCGGCATGCTCATGGAGTCGTTCGTGGCCATCATGGCACTGGTCGCCGCCTCGGTGATCGACCCGGGCGTGTACTTCGCGATGAACAGCCCGGCCGCCGTGATCGGCACGACGCCGGAGGCCGTGGCCCATGTCGTCTCGGGCTGGGGCTTCACCATCACGCCCGACGTGCTCACCGCCACCGCGCATGCCGTGGGCGAGAACACGATCATCTCGCGCGCCGGCGGCGCCCCGACGCTCGCCGTCGGCATGGCGCACATCCTGCACCAGGTGGCGGGCGGCGAAGCGATGATGGCCTTCTGGTACCACTTCGCGATCCTGTTCGAGGCGCTGTTCATCCTGACCGCCGTCGATGCCGGCACGCGCGCAGGCCGCTTCATGCTGCAGGATCTGCTCGGCACGTTCGTGCCGTCGCTCAAGCGCACGGACTCGCTGCCCGCGAACCTGATCGCCACCGCGCTGTGCGTGGCCGCGTGGGGCTACTTCCTCTATCAGGGCGTGGTCGATCCGCTGGGCGGCATCAACACGCTGTGGCCGCTGTTCGGTATCTCGAACCAGATGCTCGCCGCCATCGCGCTGATTCTGGCGACCTGCGTGCTGTTCAAGCTCAAGCGCGAGCGCTTCGCCTGGGTCACGATCCTGCCGACGCTGTGGCTGCTCGCCTGCACGCTGACCGCCGGCTGGCAGAAGATGTTCGACCCGGATCCGAAGGTCGGCTTCCTCGCCCACGCCGCGAAGTACCAGGCCGCGCTGGCCGACGGCAAACTGCTGGCGCCCGCGAAGTCGGCCGCACAGATGCAGCAGATCGTGTTCAACGACTATGTCGATGCCACGCTGTCCGGGGTGTTTATGTTCGTGGTGGTCGCCGTGGCGCTGTTCGGGCTTCGCACCATCCTCGTGGCACGCCAGGCCAACAAGCCGACGGCCAAGGAAACGCCGTTCGAGCCGATGCCCGCCGGGCGTCAGATCTGA
- a CDS encoding LysR family transcriptional regulator has protein sequence MDRLQSMRVFVKVADNGSFARTAAQMDLSAAVVTRHVAELESHLGVRLLNRTTRSLSLTGAGQVYLERCRQIIDEVDEADALISSASRDPKGTLKVVAPVSFGLRNLAPLVKKYQEMHPKVVVDLTLTDRAIDLVEEGYDCGILLTRMINSESLISRVLAETRVMLCASPAYIAEHGEPVTPQELGEHGVLGLPNDFWSDDRVFSGPDGEVRVRVQNKFICNNTALLRQSVLLGHGIAFLPSYLVGNDVRDGDLVALLRNFSQTPVDVSLVYPSRKYLSAKTRGFIDLTVEYFRQNEGISAAERWVPPKMPSPNPPISEMPV, from the coding sequence ATGGACCGTCTGCAATCGATGCGCGTTTTCGTCAAAGTGGCCGACAACGGGAGTTTTGCCCGCACGGCTGCCCAGATGGATCTGTCGGCCGCCGTGGTCACGCGTCACGTCGCGGAGCTCGAATCCCATCTCGGCGTTCGTCTGCTCAATCGCACCACGCGCAGTCTGTCGCTCACCGGCGCCGGCCAGGTGTACCTCGAACGCTGTCGGCAGATCATCGACGAAGTCGACGAAGCGGATGCGCTCATCTCCAGTGCCTCGCGCGACCCGAAAGGTACGCTGAAGGTCGTGGCGCCAGTGTCCTTCGGGTTGCGCAACCTCGCGCCGCTGGTCAAGAAGTATCAGGAGATGCACCCGAAGGTCGTGGTCGATCTCACGCTCACGGACCGGGCCATCGATCTGGTGGAGGAGGGGTACGACTGCGGCATTCTGCTCACGCGCATGATCAACAGCGAAAGCCTGATTTCGCGGGTGCTCGCCGAAACCCGCGTGATGCTGTGCGCCTCGCCGGCGTACATCGCCGAGCACGGCGAGCCGGTCACGCCGCAGGAACTGGGCGAGCATGGCGTGCTCGGCCTGCCAAATGACTTCTGGAGCGACGATCGCGTGTTCTCCGGCCCGGACGGCGAGGTGCGCGTGCGCGTGCAGAACAAATTCATCTGCAACAACACGGCGCTGCTGCGCCAGTCGGTGCTGCTGGGCCATGGCATTGCGTTCCTGCCGTCCTATCTGGTCGGGAACGACGTGCGCGACGGCGATCTCGTCGCGCTGCTGCGCAACTTCTCGCAGACGCCGGTCGATGTGTCGCTCGTCTATCCGAGCCGCAAGTATCTGTCGGCCAAGACGCGGGGGTTCATCGATCTGACGGTTGAGTATTTCCGCCAGAACGAAGGGATTTCGGCCGCCGAGCGCTGGGTGCCGCCCAAAATGCCGTCGCCCAACCCGCCGATCAGTGAAATGCCCGTTTGA
- the hemN gene encoding oxygen-independent coproporphyrinogen III oxidase has translation MFFDARLLGRYDVNGPRYTSYPSALQFHDAFGAEDYARAAAQSKRTGKPLSLYLHVPFCDTVCFYCACTKIVTNNRAHADAYVERLHTEIGRQASLLGAGRALAQMHWGGGTPTFLSLEQIASLVDAIARRFVMTHGDDAEYAIEIDPRSAGPASIRALRALGFNRLSIGVQDFDPRVQEAIHRVQPRALVEAAIDAARSSGFRSVNFDLIYGLPYQTPESFSSTLDAVIEMAPERLSVFSYAHLPQQFKMQRCLPDALPDGPQKLALLQTIVARLTAAGYVHIGMDHFARPDDELARAQAAGTLHRNFQGYSTRADCDLVGVGMSAIGRVGDSYAQNAKTLRDYYDAIDAGGLAIARGVRLDDDDRIRRDVISRVMCHMSLDFGAIEQAHAIEFAAYFASELGELADLAADGLVAIDEHGLRVLPAGRLLVRVVAQVFDRYRRSAANARCAKVM, from the coding sequence ATCTTCTTCGACGCCCGCCTGCTTGGCCGATATGACGTGAACGGCCCGCGCTACACCTCATACCCGAGCGCGCTGCAATTCCACGACGCGTTCGGCGCCGAAGACTATGCCCGCGCCGCCGCGCAATCCAAACGTACCGGCAAGCCACTCTCGCTGTACCTGCACGTGCCGTTCTGCGACACGGTCTGCTTTTACTGCGCATGCACAAAGATCGTGACGAACAATCGCGCCCACGCCGACGCCTACGTCGAGCGCCTGCACACCGAGATTGGGCGGCAGGCGTCGTTGCTGGGCGCCGGCCGCGCACTTGCGCAGATGCACTGGGGCGGCGGCACGCCGACGTTTCTCTCGCTGGAACAGATCGCGTCGCTCGTCGACGCCATCGCGCGCCGGTTCGTGATGACCCACGGCGACGACGCCGAGTACGCCATCGAGATCGACCCGCGCAGCGCCGGGCCGGCGTCGATTCGCGCCTTGCGCGCTCTGGGCTTCAACCGTCTGTCCATCGGCGTGCAGGATTTCGATCCGCGAGTGCAGGAGGCGATTCATCGCGTGCAGCCGCGCGCACTCGTCGAGGCCGCGATCGACGCCGCGCGGAGCAGCGGGTTTCGGTCCGTCAACTTTGATCTGATCTACGGATTGCCCTATCAGACACCGGAATCGTTCTCCAGCACGCTCGATGCCGTCATCGAGATGGCCCCGGAGCGGCTGTCGGTATTCAGCTATGCGCATCTGCCGCAGCAGTTCAAGATGCAGCGGTGCCTGCCCGACGCACTGCCGGACGGCCCACAAAAACTGGCGCTGTTGCAGACGATCGTTGCGCGGCTCACCGCGGCCGGGTACGTCCATATCGGCATGGATCACTTCGCGCGCCCCGACGACGAACTGGCGCGGGCACAGGCCGCCGGGACACTCCATCGCAACTTCCAGGGCTACAGCACGCGCGCCGACTGCGACCTCGTCGGCGTGGGCATGTCGGCCATCGGACGCGTCGGCGACAGCTACGCGCAAAACGCCAAGACGCTACGGGACTACTATGACGCCATCGATGCCGGCGGCCTCGCGATCGCGCGCGGCGTGCGGCTCGACGATGACGACCGTATCCGTCGCGACGTGATTTCGCGCGTGATGTGTCACATGTCGCTGGATTTCGGAGCCATCGAGCAGGCACACGCCATCGAGTTCGCCGCCTACTTCGCCAGCGAGCTCGGCGAGCTGGCCGATCTGGCAGCGGACGGGCTCGTGGCCATCGACGAGCACGGGTTGCGCGTGCTGCCGGCCGGGCGCCTGTTGGTTCGCGTCGTCGCCCAGGTATTCGACCGCTACCGACGCAGCGCGGCCAACGCCCGCTGCGCAAAAGTGATGTAG
- a CDS encoding YbdD/YjiX family protein produces the protein MLDEVGKVGRYLGQAMRLMVGLPDYDTYVAHMRATHPDQPVMSYEAFFRERQEARYGGKSGGRCC, from the coding sequence ATGCTCGACGAAGTCGGTAAGGTCGGACGCTATCTCGGACAGGCCATGCGATTGATGGTCGGCCTGCCCGATTACGACACGTATGTGGCGCACATGCGCGCCACGCACCCGGATCAGCCGGTCATGAGCTACGAGGCGTTCTTCCGCGAACGGCAGGAAGCGCGCTACGGCGGCAAGAGCGGCGGGCGATGCTGCTGA
- a CDS encoding DNA topoisomerase III — protein MSKALIIAEKPSVANDIARALGGFTKHDEYFENDDYVVSSAVGHLVEIGAPEDYEVKRGKWSFANLPVIPPHFDLKPIAKSESRLKVLTRLIKRKDIDVLINACDAGREGELIFRLIAQHAKAKQPVKRLWLQSMTPQSIRDGFKRLRSDGDMLPLADAARSRAEADWLVGINGTRAMTAFNSKGGGFFLTTVGRVQTPTLSIVVEREEKIRKFVSRDYWEVKAEFVASAGFYEGRWFDPNFKRNEFDPEQRDSRLWSLAAAESVVAAVRGKHGTVTEESKPSTQLSPLLFDLTSLQREANSRFGFSAKNTLGLAQALYEKHKVLTYPRTDARALPEDYLATVKETMAVLKESNNYHQFANQILNKDWVKPNKRIFDNSKISDHFAIIPTLQAPKNLSEPEQKLYDLVVKRFLAVFFPAAEYQVTTRITEVVGHHFKTEGKVLVQAGWLAIYGKEGADDGKDAKAGKEDQPNLVPVAKDEKVGVDKVEAVGLQTKPPARYSEATLLSAMEGAGKLVEDGELREAMAGKGLGTPATRAAIIEGLLTEKYLVREGRELHPTAKAFQLMTLLRGLGVDELTLPELTGEWEAKLSQIEHGGLKRDEFMHEIAQMTQTIVKRAKEYDSDTIPGDYATLTTPCPHCGGVVKENYRRFACTNCAFSISKIPGGRQFEIPEVEELLQKKTIGPLSGFRSKMGRPFSAILKLSPDDEMGYKLEFDFGQDSGDEDGEAPDFTGQEPVGKCPKCGGRVFEHGMRYVCENAVANPKTCDFTSGKVILQQEITREQIHKLLTEGKTDLLTNFKSSRTGRTFKAYLAKQKDGTIGFEFEAKAPKKTAAKSGEAEGDDKATPARKTAARTAATKTPAKKAAARKTTAKAKPATKTASPSDDASFDEDDAPF, from the coding sequence ATGTCAAAAGCTCTGATCATTGCCGAGAAACCGTCCGTCGCGAACGACATCGCACGGGCGCTGGGCGGCTTTACCAAGCATGACGAGTACTTCGAGAACGACGATTATGTCGTCTCGTCGGCGGTTGGCCACCTCGTCGAAATCGGCGCGCCGGAAGACTATGAAGTCAAACGCGGCAAGTGGAGCTTCGCCAACCTTCCCGTGATTCCCCCGCATTTCGACCTCAAGCCGATCGCCAAGAGCGAATCGCGCCTGAAAGTGCTCACGCGTCTCATCAAGCGCAAGGACATCGACGTTCTGATCAACGCCTGTGACGCGGGACGCGAAGGGGAGCTGATTTTCCGCCTGATCGCGCAGCACGCGAAAGCGAAGCAGCCGGTCAAGCGTCTGTGGCTGCAATCGATGACGCCGCAGTCGATCCGCGACGGTTTCAAGCGCCTGCGCAGCGACGGCGACATGCTGCCGCTGGCCGATGCCGCGCGCAGCCGCGCCGAAGCCGACTGGCTCGTGGGCATCAACGGCACGCGCGCCATGACCGCCTTCAACAGCAAGGGCGGCGGCTTTTTCCTGACGACTGTCGGTCGCGTGCAAACGCCCACGCTGTCCATCGTGGTCGAGCGCGAAGAGAAGATTCGCAAGTTCGTCTCGCGCGACTATTGGGAAGTGAAGGCCGAGTTCGTGGCCTCGGCGGGCTTCTACGAAGGCCGCTGGTTCGATCCGAATTTCAAGCGCAACGAATTCGACCCCGAGCAGCGCGATTCGCGCCTGTGGAGCCTGGCGGCCGCCGAATCGGTCGTCGCCGCCGTGCGCGGCAAGCATGGCACGGTTACCGAGGAATCGAAACCGTCGACCCAGCTCTCGCCGCTGCTGTTCGATCTGACGAGCCTGCAACGCGAAGCCAACAGCCGTTTCGGCTTCTCGGCGAAGAACACGCTCGGCCTGGCGCAGGCGCTGTACGAAAAGCACAAGGTGCTCACGTACCCGCGTACCGACGCGCGCGCCCTGCCGGAAGACTACCTGGCCACCGTCAAGGAGACGATGGCCGTGCTCAAGGAAAGCAACAATTACCACCAGTTCGCCAACCAGATCCTGAACAAGGACTGGGTCAAGCCGAACAAGCGGATCTTCGACAACAGCAAGATCAGCGACCACTTCGCCATCATCCCGACGCTTCAGGCGCCCAAGAATCTCTCCGAGCCGGAGCAGAAGCTCTACGACCTGGTGGTCAAGCGCTTCCTGGCGGTGTTCTTCCCGGCGGCCGAGTATCAGGTGACGACCCGCATTACGGAAGTGGTGGGGCATCACTTCAAGACCGAAGGCAAGGTGCTCGTGCAGGCCGGCTGGCTGGCCATCTACGGCAAGGAAGGCGCCGACGACGGCAAGGATGCCAAGGCCGGCAAGGAAGACCAGCCGAACCTCGTGCCGGTGGCAAAGGACGAGAAGGTGGGCGTGGACAAGGTCGAGGCCGTGGGGCTGCAGACCAAGCCGCCGGCGCGCTACAGCGAAGCCACGCTGCTCTCGGCGATGGAAGGCGCGGGCAAGCTCGTCGAGGATGGCGAACTGCGCGAAGCCATGGCCGGCAAGGGTCTCGGCACGCCGGCCACGCGCGCGGCCATCATCGAAGGCCTGCTCACGGAAAAGTATCTGGTGCGCGAAGGCCGCGAGTTGCACCCGACGGCCAAGGCGTTCCAGCTGATGACGCTGCTGCGCGGCCTCGGCGTGGACGAACTGACCCTGCCCGAACTCACGGGCGAGTGGGAAGCCAAGCTCTCGCAGATCGAGCACGGCGGGCTCAAGCGCGACGAATTCATGCATGAAATCGCGCAAATGACGCAGACCATCGTCAAGCGCGCGAAGGAATACGACTCGGACACGATTCCGGGCGACTACGCCACGCTGACCACCCCTTGCCCGCATTGCGGCGGCGTGGTCAAGGAGAACTACCGGCGTTTCGCCTGCACGAACTGCGCGTTCTCGATCTCGAAGATCCCCGGCGGACGCCAGTTCGAAATCCCCGAGGTCGAAGAACTGCTGCAAAAGAAGACGATCGGTCCGCTGTCGGGTTTCCGCAGCAAGATGGGGCGCCCGTTCTCGGCGATTCTCAAGCTCTCGCCCGACGACGAAATGGGCTACAAGCTCGAGTTCGACTTCGGCCAGGACAGCGGCGACGAAGACGGCGAAGCGCCCGATTTCACCGGACAGGAGCCGGTCGGCAAGTGTCCGAAGTGCGGCGGTCGCGTCTTCGAGCACGGTATGCGCTATGTCTGTGAAAACGCCGTAGCGAATCCGAAGACCTGCGACTTCACGTCGGGCAAGGTCATCCTGCAGCAGGAAATCACCCGCGAGCAGATTCACAAGCTGCTGACCGAGGGCAAGACGGATCTGCTGACGAACTTCAAGTCCTCGCGCACCGGCCGCACATTCAAGGCTTATCTGGCCAAGCAGAAGGACGGCACGATCGGCTTCGAATTCGAGGCGAAGGCCCCGAAGAAGACGGCCGCGAAGTCGGGCGAGGCCGAAGGCGACGACAAGGCCACCCCGGCGCGCAAGACGGCGGCCAGGACCGCGGCGACGAAGACACCGGCCAAGAAGGCGGCCGCCAGGAAGACGACCGCAAAAGCCAAGCCGGCAACCAAGACGGCGAGCCCGTCGGACGATGCGTCGTTCGACGAGGACGACGCGCCGTTCTGA
- a CDS encoding response regulator: MTQAPPIRLLLIDDHPLVRDGLRARFDAAPNLQVVGEAGNAAEALARAKTSSPDLALMDISMRGTNGIELTALFREQFPHIAVLILSMHDNAEYVRQAVRAGARGYVLKDAPAHEIVTAIERVARGDAYYSAAIAARVVQASTSHAPIDSLTPREREILSRIARGLANKQIATEMDLSVRTVETHRLNIKRKLGIEGQAELIKFAVENRL; the protein is encoded by the coding sequence ATGACGCAAGCCCCTCCCATCCGCCTGCTGTTGATCGACGACCATCCGCTCGTGCGCGACGGACTGCGCGCGCGTTTCGACGCCGCACCGAACCTTCAGGTCGTGGGCGAAGCCGGCAACGCCGCCGAAGCCCTCGCCCGGGCGAAAACGTCGTCGCCGGATCTGGCGTTGATGGACATCAGCATGCGCGGCACGAACGGCATCGAACTGACTGCCCTGTTTCGCGAGCAGTTTCCGCACATCGCCGTGCTGATCCTGTCCATGCATGACAACGCGGAGTACGTCCGCCAGGCCGTGCGCGCCGGCGCGCGCGGCTATGTGCTCAAGGACGCACCGGCGCACGAAATCGTGACCGCCATCGAACGCGTGGCCCGAGGCGACGCGTACTACAGCGCCGCCATCGCCGCGCGCGTGGTGCAGGCCTCGACGTCGCACGCGCCGATCGACTCGCTCACGCCTCGTGAGCGCGAAATCCTCTCGCGCATTGCTCGCGGCCTGGCCAACAAGCAGATCGCGACCGAGATGGATCTCTCGGTCCGCACCGTCGAGACGCATCGCCTGAACATCAAACGCAAGCTCGGCATCGAAGGACAGGCGGAACTGATCAAGTTCGCGGTGGAAAACCGATTGTGA
- a CDS encoding cache domain-containing protein — MNLRQKFFVLALLPVALAMVAIALAVRHQGNELSRAQHDAVQTTSLANKRAELLHYVGLARNAIEPLYDGPDTPAAREQALATLARMEFGKDGYFFVYDLEGRSLMHPRQPELVGHNLWSLKDESGAPTIQRLIAAARAGGGYVQYPWEKPSLHQMAPKLGYVIALPRWNWMIGTGIYLDDVQATLRASDERAQANIDRTLIWITLIASSCLAIVGLCGLVVNITELKTADAKLRQLARQVVESQEVERSRISRELHDGISQLLVSVKLLLESASMRLPGSPAAVSATLGVAIERLNGTLGEVRRISQALRPATLDDLGLAAAIDQLAREFGSHAGLPVDMHVEGEPPVLDDNIKTMLYRIAQEALTNIERHAHASRVSIRLIFKPDGIHLSIADDGRGFDVTDVHHDPSHGIGLRNMRERLDAVGGMLGIQSWPGLTTISAWVPLTPAAVKAALRATSRQ, encoded by the coding sequence ATGAATCTCCGACAGAAATTTTTCGTCCTGGCACTACTGCCGGTGGCGTTGGCCATGGTTGCCATCGCGCTTGCCGTGCGTCACCAGGGCAACGAACTCTCGCGCGCGCAGCACGACGCCGTGCAGACCACATCGCTGGCCAACAAGCGGGCCGAGCTGCTGCATTACGTCGGTCTGGCGCGCAATGCCATCGAGCCGCTGTACGACGGCCCCGACACCCCGGCCGCGCGCGAGCAGGCCCTTGCCACGCTGGCCCGCATGGAGTTCGGCAAAGACGGCTACTTTTTTGTCTATGACCTCGAAGGCCGCAGCCTGATGCATCCGCGCCAGCCAGAGCTCGTGGGCCACAATCTCTGGTCGCTCAAGGACGAGTCGGGGGCACCCACGATTCAGCGTCTCATCGCCGCGGCACGCGCCGGCGGCGGCTACGTGCAGTACCCGTGGGAGAAGCCGTCGCTGCACCAGATGGCCCCGAAGCTCGGCTACGTGATCGCGCTGCCGCGCTGGAACTGGATGATCGGCACGGGGATTTATCTCGACGATGTGCAAGCCACGCTGCGCGCGTCGGACGAGCGTGCGCAGGCGAACATCGATCGCACGCTGATCTGGATCACGCTCATCGCGTCGTCGTGTCTGGCCATCGTGGGGCTTTGCGGACTTGTGGTGAACATCACCGAACTCAAGACCGCCGACGCCAAACTGCGCCAGCTCGCGCGTCAAGTGGTGGAGTCGCAGGAAGTCGAGCGTTCACGCATCTCGCGCGAGTTGCACGACGGCATCAGCCAGCTCCTCGTGTCGGTCAAGCTGCTGCTCGAATCGGCGTCGATGCGCCTGCCGGGGTCGCCCGCGGCGGTCAGCGCCACCCTCGGCGTGGCCATCGAGCGATTGAACGGCACGCTCGGCGAGGTCCGCCGGATTTCACAGGCGTTGCGCCCGGCCACACTCGACGACCTCGGACTGGCTGCCGCCATCGATCAGCTCGCGCGCGAGTTCGGCTCGCACGCGGGATTGCCCGTCGACATGCATGTCGAGGGCGAGCCCCCGGTGCTCGACGACAACATCAAGACGATGCTGTATCGCATCGCCCAGGAGGCGTTGACGAACATCGAGCGTCACGCTCACGCGTCGCGCGTCTCGATCCGGCTCATCTTCAAGCCCGACGGCATTCACCTGTCGATCGCCGACGACGGGCGCGGCTTCGACGTGACCGACGTGCACCACGACCCCAGCCACGGCATCGGCTTGCGCAACATGCGCGAGCGTCTCGACGCCGTCGGGGGCATGCTGGGCATCCAGTCGTGGCCCGGCCTCACCACCATCAGCGCGTGGGTCCCGCTCACGCCCGCCGCCGTGAAAGCGGCGCTTCGCGCAACCTCACGCCAATGA